GAAAGCTTATGGGAGAAGGGTTTCACTTCAGCAAGATTTCTGAGAGAACTTCCAAGGAAGCTTGCCACAGGGAAGACAGTTTTTAGTTGcagataatgaagaaaaagttgtggggtttttttaatgtattttgggGGGCATGACATTTGGGACCTTAAAAGGAGAACCCAGCTGTCCATGGCAGAAGATGGCCTAAACTTTGATTCTGAAAGCATAACTTACTGGAAAAAGCTGTAGCCCTAAACTAGAAAATGTGTTTCAATACCTACAGCACAAAACTTTACAGAGTAGATATACTTCTTAAAATTAgcagaaaaattaatttctatgaAGTGAACTATATtttcctgtttgcctccatttggTCAGTCatagaactggaaataaaagagaaagggaactCTCCTCTCTTGAGACATATAACTGTATTACTGACCTGGAGAGCAACTTAGAATATATTGCTTAAGGTTCATGCAAaccaaatactatttcattatgTTGAAAGTAATTATGTTGTACAGTCAACATCCCAAATTCACATTTGATTAAGACTTATTAGGGAGAGGCAATAGAGCCCTGCTCTTCTGCCCACTGTGAGCCTGGGCCaggtttctttctctctttcacaagATCATATCTTCCACTGAGACCTAACAGGGAATTTTCCTAAAGGTTATTGAATCTCAGCCCTTTGCCTTAATCTAGACTGTCCTCATGGAGAGTGTCCCTGGGTAGTTGGCCTTAGGTTAGATGGATAGAGTGTggggcctcagatacttgctagctgtgtgatcctaagcaagtcacttacccccatctgcctcagttttcttatctgtaaaatgagctggagaagaaaatagcaaatcactacagtatctctgccaagaaaaccccaaatagggtttaatcagacatgactaaaaaactactgaaaaacagcaaaaagatCCCTTAAAAAAAGGCCATAGGATCGCAAATGGAGAAGGGGAAGGCACTTCAGAGGCCGTCTCACAGAGAGTTAGCTGATTTTCCCAATCCCAAAATCCCACAGGGAGGGTTCTTAAGTCTAGTAAGTAGTGCAGCTTTTGCATTCAGATCCCAGTCCACCTTCTGCCACTGACAATCTTCCCCTTTAAGATCCCAAGTACTATCCAGTTAGCTCTGTGTCTTGTTAGGATCTGAGATAGACAACTGAGGTCAGTGAATAGAATTTAGATTCCTGGAGAGTTTGTCCAGGATCACCTTAACCTCTTTGGAAACAACGAGAGCCAGTCCTGGCCTTTCAAACAGCTGAACATAGCTGCAGACCTCTCAGGGAGCTGGCCAGAAGCTCTTCGGCAGTGCTTTCAAGATGACTGAGTTTGACTGCTGGCTACAATGGGATGTGGAATGAATTAGGGAACAAGGAGGATAGTCGGAAGAGTGTTTACGGTGTTTCTGAAACAGTGACCTATTGAGACTGGTGGtagtgttattattgttgttattaatatcACCGCCATTATTTTAACTGTTTCTCACGCTATCACTAATCTTAATACTGTTTTAACTATTCCTGGGTCAGAATCTGTGGGTCACTAGGTTATGCCTACAGAAGACTTAGAAAGGTAACTCTTAAGGaaactttttttcactttgtaaatatttacaaTTAAATAAGGTTAtcgttttttttaaaaatccactttcACAAGACTAGTGTGATCCTTGCATTACTTCCTTCAGTATTGCTACTTTAATGGAGTTTAATTTCGAtctttaaaatgtgtgtgtgtgtgtgtgtgtgtgtgtgtgtgtgtgtgtgtgtgtgtgtacacacagtGGCTTTCCCTTTAAGAACTTTGTTCCTGACTCTGGTGATGCTATCTTGCTTCTTCCCTTCCACTCCCCCAACCCCAAAGTCTTTAAAGTTAAGGCCAGCCTAGAACTGGGGAGGAGTTACTGAGTAATGGGCTGAGTCATGGTTTCAGGTATTTTAAAACTACTTCCCTGACAAAATAATGGGTTAGTTTTATTTAAAGAATGAAGTCTGAGGAGAACTGCTGTCAGCTGAATTGTTGTAGATATGGTAGCAGCTGGGAGTGGTGGGAACCATGCATTGGCAGAAGTTGCTGTGGCTCGGGAAAGCCCAGGTAGGACAGAAATAACCTTCCCCACAAGCCTTGCTGTATTAGGAGTTGCAATCTTAGTAGAGGGGATTTGAAGGGCTCTTGCATAGGTGTTTTAAAACTTAAAGTATATAAACAAGCTTGTGTATACCAGTTTGCCACAAGTGTGGTCCATGTGTATTTAAATCACGCTTTTCTTCCCTGAGAAACTATCAGGTTTTTTATCCATTTCTAATTACTTCTTTAAGAAGTCACCAGATGGGTTGAACACAAAACTACTCTTCCCAAATCACTGAAGGAAAATGAGAGGTCTAAGAAACTGATTCTTTTTCCTGTCACCTATGTGACATGTATATTTTAGAAGTATTCATTCTATTAGGTCATTTAAATAATAGCTCAGAATCTAAGATAAGAAGATCTAATACATGGGGAAAATTATACTGGTCTATTAGCTATTGACTTCTTTTTGCCATTCCAAAAAGTTGCAAACCCTTTTAGGCTCCCACTGAACTTTTTATGACTTTTGTCGGTTCTTTTTCCCCAAAGATAGCAACCTTAAAAATAACAGCTTTCAGATGGAACTTGAGTCCTTGAATAAAGTAAGTGGAACTCAAAGGAGCcagatagaattttaaaagatctgtGAAGATCTAAAGGTCATAAGGAGTCACATCCCAAATTACTTTGTGACTCCAGATGACTTGAGTATACAGAACCctgccttctcttcttccttcctcctgctAAATTAGCCCACCATTTGATCATTTTTCAGCTTACAAAAACTCCCACAGAAGACGTGTAGGGCCCAAAAAAGTGAAACTAAAATCTACTGATCCTGTAAATTTGGCAAAATTGAGAAGGATGTTCAAAATAATGGCAAAATGTCTAGCCTCTTTAGCTGTTGCCTTCAAATATTAAAACATTGATATTTTAATTGCCTTTATTTCCACTAATGGTAATTTATTGACTCCAACAAAGTACTAAATGCTCTTAGAACTTCTGCCCCTGGACTCGGACAAATTTAGGAAAAAAGGATAAGTTCAATCTAAGAAAAGATTAAACTAAGTTGCATGTATTTTAAGTTTCCAATGGCAAGGAAGAAGTACTTCAGGTTTTTTCCTTGAAATATCAGTCAAAGAGTATaagatcttaaaatatatattcacacatgtatAGGGAGAAGGGTTGATATAGGAGAGGAGATTCTTTTCCTTGAAGTCTAAGGAGAAGTGTATGAGCGAAGGagtctgggttttttttgtttatgtttttttacatcccctttagaaattatttattgGAATGTTCTggtagttattttattattactccCTTAATAGGCAGcagtttctaaaactttttaaatttctctctcaTTCATTACCTACTCTCCCCAGGAGGAATTAGTGTAAATGTTTTTTCTCCTATATAATCTTTGTGCTCTCCCCTAGTTTGAAACTCAATCTTGAAGGGACAGCTTAACTTTCTGGAGCTTAAATTGATTctcctttctcagtttctttccaattctacATGTGGTTACccatagaagagaaaaatgtgtTTACACTGTAAGACTTGACTTGAACTGACTTTGAACATTTTGCTCACTTGATATTTTCAGGTTTTTACTCCCTAATGACCATTTCTCATTTTCATGGATATTGTCATGTTGACTTACACACTTGTAGCTTATTATTACTATATGTTTATCATACCAGAATTTGCTACAGATTCTTATGGGTTGGGGAAAGtgcatttttaacattatttttatttggtagcttatttttaaagactttttaaaaaaataagaactcaTAAAATAGGCCTGCTTTTTAACTGgattactacaaatatttttcatttattctcacAAACTCTTTTGCCACTTCTAAAGAtgtcttttcatttacttttgctTATCCAAATCTACCAGACAGGGAAAATTAAATCATATCCAGCTTTTGTTAATTTACAGAGCAAAACCATTAAGCTTTGACTTTATTTGGGTAAAAATGCACAGGCATAATGAAAGTTCACTCTGTGAactatattattgttttaaaatgactaattggggggcagctaggtggcgcagtggatacagcaccagccctgaattcaggaggacccgagttcaaatctaatttcagatacttagtacttcctagctgtgtgaccctgggcaagtcactaaccccagcctcaaaaaaaaaaaaaaaaaaatcaattaaaacgACTACTTGGGCATCTATAAATTGCTGGGGTTTTTAACTAAATTGTTTTTGTAGAATGTGATAAAGGAGGTGGGCTTTGCTTTACACAGTGGTAGAGCACCTTTTTAAAAAGCCACTATTTAAAAGGtgtttttaggaatttttttctaaagaaacaaTTGTAGCTAAATTTATCTGTAGTATAAAATTGgttgtttttaatctttgtgaTTCATTTAACACAAAATACACCTGTAGGAAGGCCAGCAAGGCAGAAAAGGGGACATTTTATAGAAATCATTTGTGTAGATACTTTTCCAGAGATGTGAGTGGATAGTGTGTCCGGCCCCATTCTGAATGAACTCTATTACTTTCAACATCCTTTTAATGTCCACCTCTCTTCCTTTGATACTAGATCGATCGGTTGGAAGTAAGCAGCCTTGCTCAGACATCCAGCGCAGTGACCTCTAGCACCGACGGCAGCATCAACACCGACTCAGTGGATGGGACGCCCGACCCCCAGCGCACCAAAGCAGCTATCACCCACCTGCAGCAGAAGATCCTAAAACTCACAGAACAGATCAAAATCGAGCAAACAGCCCGGGACGATAATGTTGCAGAATACTTGAAACTTGCTAATAACGCAGACAAACAGCAGACTGCCCGCATCAAGCAGGTGTTTGAGAAGAAAAACCAGAAGTCGGCCCAGACCATCCTACAGTTGCAGAAAAAGCTAGAGCACTATCATCGGAAGCTACGAGAAGTCGAGCAAAATGGAATCCCCCGGCAGCCCAAGGATGTTTTCAGGGATATGCACCAGGGGCTGAAGGATGTGGGGGCAAAAGTGACTGGCTTCAGTGAGGGTGTAGTGGACAGTGTCAAAGGTGGACTTTCCAGCTTCTCCCAGGCCACCCACTCAGCTGCGGGTGCTGTTGTCTCCAAGCCTCGAGAGATCGCCTCATTAATTCGAAACAAGTTTGGCAGTGCGGACAATATCTCTAATCTGAAAGACTCTTTAGAGGAAGGGCAGATAGAGGATGGGCCTGGGGGGAAGCCCCTGGGAGTGATTGCCAACTTTCAGTCGAGTCCAAAGTATGGTAGTGAGGAGGACTGTTCCAGTGCTACCTCGGGCTCGGTGGGAGCCAACAGTACCACTGGGGGAGGCCCTGTGGGAGCATCAAGCTCCAAAACAAACACTCTGGAGATGCAGAGCTCAGGGTTTGATGCAATACTTCATGAGATCCAGGAAATCCGAGAGACGCAGGCCAGACTAGAGGAATCCTTTGAAAACCTCAAGGAGCATTATCAGAGGGACTATTCTTTAATAATGCAGGCCTTACAGGAGGAGCGATATAGGTAAGTGCTGCTGGAACAGTCATGCATTTCTGATGGAGGAAGTTGAGCCACATTTCCTGGGTCACCTGGGCACGAAACATTACCGAAAGGAAGGGGAACCCATGGGGGCTCTGGCTTCTACTTGAGGGTTTTGTGCCTTAGAACGTCTTATGCCTCTTTTAGCAGTCATGTCTCTAAAGCTCAATTCTTCAAGACAATTCTTCTAGACATGTCAAGTGTAGATCTCTGCTGTGTCATGGTCGATTGAAGGAATCAAAGCTAACagaaacataataaaatagtGTTTGGTCCTTGAGTACAGTATTAAATAACTGGCTGAGAAATAAAGCCATGTAGGAAATTGGTCCTGATAAACATGTCTGTTACTCTTATTAAATATTGGTGGGACTTTGGGATGGGAGCAGATTTAGCAGGAAGTAGTTCAATAGCAGTTGAGGTTTCTCAAGGGACTGATTCTTTTAGGCATAACTGTGCGAAAGGTGGAAGCAGAGTCTTTTTGGTATTTCACATTGTTCATTTTTTAGCTGTTTTCCATATGTTGTCCTCCCccatctttattcttttccttataaGAGAAACATTCTTGTGGAGTGTTATTCCTGATGCTAGGACTTACAATAGTTCCCCTAAAAGAGCATTCTCCCATGAAAAGCAGATCATGGTCCTACTGAGGCAGGAAGATATAGTGGAAAGGCAAGAAGGCTGGGGATCTGGAGATCAAGGCAATTAGAGGACCTAATTCTGGTTTGATCTTGCTGGATAAAACCTCAGGCTAGGTACTTAATCactctttgcctcattttccggTTCTTTAAGATGAAAGCCTTAGGCTGAGAGATATAtgaagtcttttccaattctgaaattgtAGCTTATCTGATTATCTCAAAGCCCTTTTAAGTATTAACCTTTACTTTTTGAGAAGAAATTAATCATCAAGCCATAGTTTTCagttgggaaaattaaaacataaaactcCTTACAC
This sequence is a window from Sminthopsis crassicaudata isolate SCR6 chromosome 1, ASM4859323v1, whole genome shotgun sequence. Protein-coding genes within it:
- the TMCC1 gene encoding transmembrane and coiled-coil domains protein 1 isoform X2; the encoded protein is MHWQKLLWLGKAQIDRLEVSSLAQTSSAVTSSTDGSINTDSVDGTPDPQRTKAAITHLQQKILKLTEQIKIEQTARDDNVAEYLKLANNADKQQTARIKQVFEKKNQKSAQTILQLQKKLEHYHRKLREVEQNGIPRQPKDVFRDMHQGLKDVGAKVTGFSEGVVDSVKGGLSSFSQATHSAAGAVVSKPREIASLIRNKFGSADNISNLKDSLEEGQIEDGPGGKPLGVIANFQSSPKYGSEEDCSSATSGSVGANSTTGGGPVGASSSKTNTLEMQSSGFDAILHEIQEIRETQARLEESFENLKEHYQRDYSLIMQALQEERYRCERLEEQLNDLTELHQNEILNLKQELASMEEKIAYQSYERARDIQEALEACQTRISKMELQQQQQQVVQLEGLENATARNLLGKFINILLAVMAVLLVFVSTVANCVVPLMKTRSRTFSTLFLVVFIAFLWKHWDAIFGYVERFFSSPR
- the TMCC1 gene encoding transmembrane and coiled-coil domains protein 1 isoform X3 is translated as MVQRFSLRRQLSKIDRLEVSSLAQTSSAVTSSTDGSINTDSVDGTPDPQRTKAAITHLQQKILKLTEQIKIEQTARDDNVAEYLKLANNADKQQTARIKQVFEKKNQKSAQTILQLQKKLEHYHRKLREVEQNGIPRQPKDVFRDMHQGLKDVGAKVTGFSEGVVDSVKGGLSSFSQATHSAAGAVVSKPREIASLIRNKFGSADNISNLKDSLEEGQIEDGPGGKPLGVIANFQSSPKYGSEEDCSSATSGSVGANSTTGGGPVGASSSKTNTLEMQSSGFDAILHEIQEIRETQARLEESFENLKEHYQRDYSLIMQALQEERYRCERLEEQLNDLTELHQNEILNLKQELASMEEKIAYQSYERARDIQEALEACQTRISKMELQQQQQQVVQLEGLENATARNLLGKFINILLAVMAVLLVFVSTVANCVVPLMKTRSRTFSTLFLVVFIAFLWKHWDAIFGYVERFFSSPR
- the TMCC1 gene encoding transmembrane and coiled-coil domains protein 1 isoform X4; translation: MEPSLSSETIDRLEVSSLAQTSSAVTSSTDGSINTDSVDGTPDPQRTKAAITHLQQKILKLTEQIKIEQTARDDNVAEYLKLANNADKQQTARIKQVFEKKNQKSAQTILQLQKKLEHYHRKLREVEQNGIPRQPKDVFRDMHQGLKDVGAKVTGFSEGVVDSVKGGLSSFSQATHSAAGAVVSKPREIASLIRNKFGSADNISNLKDSLEEGQIEDGPGGKPLGVIANFQSSPKYGSEEDCSSATSGSVGANSTTGGGPVGASSSKTNTLEMQSSGFDAILHEIQEIRETQARLEESFENLKEHYQRDYSLIMQALQEERYRCERLEEQLNDLTELHQNEILNLKQELASMEEKIAYQSYERARDIQEALEACQTRISKMELQQQQQQVVQLEGLENATARNLLGKFINILLAVMAVLLVFVSTVANCVVPLMKTRSRTFSTLFLVVFIAFLWKHWDAIFGYVERFFSSPR
- the TMCC1 gene encoding transmembrane and coiled-coil domains protein 1 isoform X5; translated protein: MHQGLKDVGAKVTGFSEGVVDSVKGGLSSFSQATHSAAGAVVSKPREIASLIRNKFGSADNISNLKDSLEEGQIEDGPGGKPLGVIANFQSSPKYGSEEDCSSATSGSVGANSTTGGGPVGASSSKTNTLEMQSSGFDAILHEIQEIRETQARLEESFENLKEHYQRDYSLIMQALQEERYRCERLEEQLNDLTELHQNEILNLKQELASMEEKIAYQSYERARDIQEALEACQTRISKMELQQQQQQVVQLEGLENATARNLLGKFINILLAVMAVLLVFVSTVANCVVPLMKTRSRTFSTLFLVVFIAFLWKHWDAIFGYVERFFSSPR